A window of Tetrapisispora phaffii CBS 4417 chromosome 9, complete genome contains these coding sequences:
- the TPHA0I00380 gene encoding uncharacterized protein (similar to Saccharomyces cerevisiae PHO84 (YML123C); ancestral locus Anc_8.858), producing the protein MSQAQQQNLTEGGNTAFHNFVNDFAHIDDPLERRRLALQKIDEAAFGWYHIKAILVAGVGFLTDAYDIFAINLGVSMMSYVYWQGHMPSSTTTLLKVSTSVGTVFGQVGFGTLADVVGRKKIYGLELIVVIVTTILQCTAGQSPAVNFVAILTTYRIVMGIGIGGDYPLSSIITSEFSTTKWRGAIMGAVFANQAWGQILGGIIAIILVAAYKGDLEGANTGLECGLECQRACDQMWRILIGFGALPGLIALYFRLTIPESPRYHLDVNLELNQTLTAGSVDSIPTDDEKKPQFNTTVHSIGPEQTTRDIENLEGKKPKVSFRDFCHHFGQWKYGKILLGTAGTWFMLDVAFYGLALNSAVILQTIGYASSNNVYQKLYNSAAGNLILICAGSLPGYWCSVFTIDIIGRKPIQIMGFVLLTALFCIIGFAYDKLSDSGLLALYVLCQFFCNFGPNVTTFIIPGEIFPTRYRSTAHGISAASGKIGAIIAQTALGTLISHNCARDGKPENCWLKHVMQIFALFMLVGTLLSFLVPETKRMTLEEIAEKYHDEVDPSKMRRVESSENESVDEQRIHSESV; encoded by the coding sequence ATGTCCCAAGCACAACAACAAAACCTTACAGAAGGTGGTAATACCGCTTTCCACAACTTCGTTAACGATTTTGCACACATCGATGATCCCTTAGAGAGAAGAAGACTCGCtttacaaaaaattgaCGAGGCCGCTTTCGGCTGGTACCACATCAAGGCCATTCTAGTTGCGGGCGTCGGCTTCCTTACTGACGCCTATGACATTTTTGCTATCAACTTGGGTGTCTCAATGATGTCTTACGTCTACTGGCAAGGCCACATGCCTTCGTCCACCACTACTTTATTGAAGGTCTCTACGTCTGTCGGTACAGTCTTTGGTCAAGTTGGCTTCGGTACTTTAGCCGACGTCGTTGGTCGTAAGAAAATTTACGGTTTAGAATTAATTGTCGTCATTGTCACCACTATCTTACAATGTACTGCCGGCCAATCTCCAGCTGTAAACTTCGTCGCTATTCTAACAACCTACAGAATCGTCATGGGTATCGGTATCGGTGGTGACTATCCATTGTCTTCGATCATCACTTCCGAGTTCTCGACTACAAAATGGAGAGGTGCCATTATGGGTGCCGTCTTTGCCAACCAGGCATGGGGTCAAATCCTTGGTGGTATCATTGCAATCATCTTGGTCGCCGCTTACAAAGGTGACTTAGAAGGTGCCAATACTGGTTTGGAATGTGGTTTGGAATGTCAAAGAGCCTGTGACCAAATGTGGAGAATCTTGATTGGTTTTGGTGCTCTGCCAGGTTTGATCGCATTGTACTTCAGACTAACCATCCCGGAATCCCCAAGATACCATTTGGACGTTAACTTGGAGTTGAACCAAACTTTAACTGCTGGCAGTGTTGATTCAATCCCAACCGACGACGAAAAGAAACCACAATTCAACACTACTGTCCATTCCATCGGCCCAGAACAAACTACAAGAGATATAGAAAATCTAGAAGGTAAAAAACCAAAGGTCTCATTCAGGGACTTCTGTCATCACTTTGGTCAATGGAAATACGGTAAGATTTTACTAGGTACCGCCGGTACTTGGTTCATGTTAGATGTCGCTTTCTATGGTTTAGCTTTAAATTCAGCTGTCATTTTACAGACTATCGGTTATGCCTCCTCAAACAATGTTTACCAAAAGCTATACAACTCTGCTGCTGgtaatttgattttaatcTGTGCCGGTTCCTTACCAGGTTATTGGTGTTCTGTCTTCACCATTGATATAATCGGTAGAAAACCAATCCAGATCATGGgatttgtattattaacTGCTTTATTCTGTATCATTGGTTTTGCGTACGATAAATTATCAGACAGTGGTCTATTAGCATTATATGTTTTATGCCAATTCTTCTGTAACTTCGGTCCAAATGTTACCACTTTCATTATTCCAGGTGAAATTTTCCCAACGAGATACAGATCTACTGCCCACGGTATTTCCGCTGCCAGTGGTAAAATCGGTGCCATTATTGCTCAGACTGCTTTAGGTACTTTAATCAGTCACAACTGTGCCAGAGATGGTAAACCAGAAAATTGTTGGTTGAAACATGTTATGCAAATCTTTGCTTTGTTCATGCTTGTCGGTACTTTGCTATCTTTCTTAGTCCCAGAAACTAAGAGAATGACTTTGGAGGAAATCGCTGAGAAATATCATGATGAAGTTGATCCATCTAAAATGAGAAGAGTCGAAAGTTCTGAAAATGAATCTGTCGACGAACAGCGTATTCATTCTGAAAGCGTTTAA
- the PPA2 gene encoding inorganic diphosphatase PPA2 (similar to Saccharomyces cerevisiae PPA2 (YMR267W); ancestral locus Anc_8.820) has product MIRNTALRRLIQSKDILAGKKAFSSVTLGTKYTADFRQYLKLPNGEIGSYFHDIPIELNETDCTVQMVTEVSRWSNGKFEISKELDFNPIVQDVKNENVRFVHNIFPYHGYIHNYGALPQTWENPTKFSAIPGTETLKGDNDPLDCCEIGSRIQNIGDISTVKVLGSLGLIDDGELDWKVIVINVKDPMAQKLNDFKDVDKNFPGLLEATREWFRAYKVPAGKPENSFAFDGHYKNAEETIQIIKECHKEWESLISGNLHKLHPDIPVIKRAGLGVTLESENKTPNEIPNYVYKWHYINK; this is encoded by the coding sequence ATGATAAGAAATACTGCATTAAGAAGGCTAATTCAATCTAAAGATATACTCGCTGGTAAAAAAGCATTCAGCTCAGTAACTCTGGGTACCAAGTATACTGCAGACTTCAGACAATATCTAAAACTTCCAAATGGTGAAATTGGATCTTATTTCCATGATATCCCAATTGAGCTAAATGAAACAGATTGTACAGTCCAGATGGTCACAGAAGTTTCACGTTGGTCGAATggtaaatttgaaatatctaAGGAGCTAGACTTTAACCCGATTGTTCAAGATGTTAAGAATGAAAACGTTAGGTTCGTTCATAATATATTTCCATACCATGGCTACATCCATAATTACGGTGCACTTCCTCAGACATGGGAAAATCCGACTAAATTCAGTGCCATACCAGGAACTGAAACTTTGAAAGGTGATAATGATCCATTAGACTGTTGTGAAATTGGCTCACGAATACAGAATATTGGTGATATTAGCACAGTGAAAGTATTGGGGTCTTTGGGGCTCATTGACGACGGTGAGCTAGACTGGAAGGTTATTGTTATAAACGTTAAGGATCCAATGGCTCAGAAActtaatgattttaagGACGTTGATAAGAATTTCCCGGGCTTGTTAGAAGCTACTCGTGAATGGTTTAGAGCCTACAAAGTCCCAGCAGGTAAACCAGAAAATAGTTTTGCATTTGATGGGCATTATAAGAATGCAGAAGAAAccattcaaattattaaagaatgTCATAAAGAATGGGAATCATTGATTTCTGGTAACTTACATAAATTACATCCTGATATACCTGTTATCAAGAGAGCTGGTCTGGGAGTTACTCTTGAGagtgaaaataaaacaccaaatgaaattccaaattatgtatataaatgGCACTATATTAATAAGTAA
- the PRP24 gene encoding U6 snRNP complex subunit PRP24 (similar to Saccharomyces cerevisiae PRP24 (YMR268C); ancestral locus Anc_8.822), with protein sequence MDNSMGVKRRNDDNETEHASDNSVISSEEQANGAKIRKTTKSHNREVSTILVKNLPKSFNQGKIKKIFKDCGNILHIETAEPLDKVFRYARIEFEAHENALMALTKTNKKYGDNEIEVIVLQNMTVWITNFPPSFTVNDIKNLFLENGVVPISVRLPSLRFNNNRRFAYVDITDPQDVNHIIEALNDKMVSNYKLVVRESNLLERQKRTDSAVIEKREIFVKMANSSALDEQILRGIFSKYGTIEAIKLSKDRENFPDNNGNNFGFAFITYSNSDEAKKALELHRSILKDSQIFVTISDKKAYLERQEIKRIINSKHRSNDDMFISIFPLADKITKSQISKLINEKTNIPEHSIMKIYLVADYNGCIVKFNNSRYSAKCIMALDNSTYNNKNIRCSNINGLKKSQDHKNDKKVTLGTTYRDSSNNLKAINKPPAISIDKNQEEISSDTHSTKKMNNDDFRKMLGL encoded by the coding sequence atGGACAATTCTATGGGTgtgaaaagaagaaatgatgataatgaaaccGAACATGCATCTGATAACAGTGTGATATCCTCAGAAGAACAAGCAAATGGTGCTAAGATTCGAAAAACTACAAAATCACATAATAGGGAAGTTAGCACAATTCTGGTGAAAAATCTGCCCAAAAGTTTTAATCAAggaaagataaaaaaaatatttaaagattgtggaaatattttacataTAGAGACAGCTGAGCCCTTAGATAAGGTATTTAGATATGCAAGAATAGAGTTTGAAGCTCATGAAAATGCATTGATGGCATTGACAAaaactaataaaaaatatggaGATAACGAAATTGAGGTGATAGTACTTCAAAATATGACAGTATGGATAACCAACTTCCCTCCTTCATTCACagttaatgatattaagaATCTATTCTTAGAAAATGGCGTGGTTCCTATTAGTGTAAGATTACCATCATTAagattcaataataatagaagGTTTGCATACGTAGATATTACTGATCCTCAAGATGTTAATCATATTATAGAGGCGcttaatgataaaatggTTTCAAATTACAAATTAGTGGTTCGAGAATCAAATCTTTTAGAAAGACAAAAAAGAACAGACAGTGCTGTGATAGAGAAGAGAGAAATATTTGTGAAAATGGCGAACAGTTCAGCGTTAGATGAACAAATTCTACGAGGCATCTTCTCAAAATATGGTACAATAGAAGCCATTAAGTTATCAAAAGATAGAGAAAATTTCCCTGATAACAATGGTAATAACTTTGGATTTGCATTTATAACATACTCAAATAGTGATGAAGCAAAAAAAGCATTAGAATTACACAGATCTATATTAAAGGATAGTCAAATATTTGTTACCATTTCTGACAAAAAAGCATATTTAGAAAGACAAGAAATTAAGAGAATTATAAATTCGAAGCATCGttcaaatgatgatatGTTTATTTCCATCTTCCCACTTGCagataaaattacaaaGTCTCAGATATCTAAACTTATTAAcgaaaaaacaaatattcCAGAGCATAGCATAATGAAGATATACTTAGTTGCAGACTATAATGGTTGCAttgtaaaatttaataattcaagGTATTCGGCTAAATGTATAATGGCTCTTGACAATTCAACctacaataataaaaacattagATGCAGTAATATTAATGGTTTGAAAAAGTCTCAAGAtcataaaaatgataaaaagGTAACATTAGGAACAACGTACAGAGATAGTTCAAATAACTTAAAGGCAATTAACAAGCCACCAGCCATCTCAATCGATAAGAatcaagaagaaatttCTTCAGATACACATTCCactaaaaaaatgaataacGATGATTTTAGGAAAATGTTGGGTTTATAA
- the MDM1 gene encoding Mdm1p (similar to Saccharomyces cerevisiae MDM1 (YML104C); ancestral locus Anc_8.824), which translates to MLVFDDARLKDSIIFVIFLSGFHISISYLLPFKVQIFASVIFIIGIYLVLFKPDGEKKKVYPLKLKLRLHDVLIKEYGSKLKGQQLEPRERFIQEGIPFDISDELHNIINLIIESFVLTWFQRLNEDVEHTFVLAVKDLLINIIIKLQRGLVNTDVTEVLLLKVIPLVTDYLNNYSDATQSVLLTSKRADISLNVAVEFNKRNKVHHALSLRATKHDQEIESYIKKRLEVILPQLLDEKEMNSPFVPVLLRDLITASICVPIIAKFSSADQWNLRIIDISQRILEERYKIYAVREILLKEITEQDKLKLGFDADTAIQDVPNFNFLNDPSSNVFEFYLKSLSLLDNVITIRFKLFQLIKLISKFEYEPELKRSKAVAYSRIVLSLNLIENKLNYLQQNELADISYSKLTRYISKNLSKSVSMFNRYCHAIRIEDVVNDKSNFNIFKEFLRDNYNESGYVLVEYCEIIDKIKNPLEHFNSNEFSVVFTKLNIAELLQIIATFFKGKRLEMMRTLDAGLVENIILFSTCGEVTQESCILCRKSLLILQDEAEKVLAQKYFEIFKNTDMFLIMISLPSFTYTSVYYNHFEETTPEKEHLTRKNDRTVLYNSKINQKLERVINDDSNNELHRKSYDPSNIMATSREENDVELYKDFLQQDEPHKINKRLISERILSTVQNISFGIDNNRLGNSVKEIKNKLAALTISIDGIEKEIHLLDHLILKANLTDNRKQLKLLQRSRSSLIKELHEAETSKQQYLLEENFHRLYLRTNIAINSYYIDDLTEKNKAVTYYLIHVKYNMNESIRTWEIPRRFNEFVMLNSYLKNQHQTSMRNIVKSGIFPSKITLSLKYQVSKTLLIEERIVRLENYLSQLLSIPEICDDDIFRTFLTTATPFSLDEVSYVSTITSVDDISKTDNPHGTNSIDGNKIHLAYSSENELDPDTLLNDSYEEAGDNMLANNGSSRGSKGSYQKLKQDINSMNAADFQKSDLQGSKKSFIKPICDLFIAIYKYDSKGTTWIRGRAILTILKQLLGSTIDKYLKVHIKKLESEQTIYHVLHMFKESIWGEEGVLKRKQTADYGIARDSIERERAKNDSLIQLQKLMIELSGKVVGLNNSKIAAIRIHGMLQNRYLNTSLLLEIFDFFIDETILKNKGT; encoded by the coding sequence ATGTTGGTTTTCGATGATGCAAGGTTAAAAGACTCgattatttttgttatatttttaagtGGATTTCATATATCGATATCATATCTATTACCATTTAAGGTTCAAATATTTGCATcagttatatttataattggCATATATTTAGTGCTATTCAAGCCAGATGGTGAGAAAAAGAAGGTGTAtccattaaaattaaagttaAGATTGCATGATGTTTTGATAAAAGAATATGGCTCAAAATTAAAGGGTCAACAACTGGAGCCGAGAGAAAGATTTATACAGGAAGGTATTCCCTTCGATATATCAGATGAACTgcataatattattaatttaattattgaatcATTTGTTTTAACATGGTTCCAAAGACTAAATGAGGACGTTGAACATACATTTGTGCTTGCTGTTAAAGATTTacttataaatattatcattaaactGCAACGAGGCTTAGTGAACACTGATGTAACTGAAGTCCTATTGTTAAAGGTAATTCCTTTAGTAACCGATtacttaaataattatagtGACGCTACACAATCTGTTTTACTCACATCAAAAAGAGCAGATATTTCCTTGAATGTAGCGgttgaatttaataaaagaaacaagGTTCACCATGCATTGTCATTGAGAGCTACCAAACATGATCAAGAGATTGAAAGCTACATAAAGAAAAGACTTGAGGTTATTTTACCGCAACTACTAGATGAAAAAGAGATGAACTCGCCATTTGTGCCAGTCTTATTAAGAGATTTAATAACTGCTTCTATATGTGTGCCAATAATAGCCAAGTTTTCAAGTGCAGATCAATGGAATCTGAGAATTATTGATATCTCACAACGTATTTTGGAAGAAAGATATAAGATATATGCTGTGAGAGAAATATTACTGAAAGAGATTACAGAACAAGATAAACTTAAACTAGGGTTTGATGCAGATACAGCTATTCAAGATGTAccaaatttcaatttcttaaaTGATCCATCATCCAACgtctttgaattttatttaaaatcattaagTTTATTGGATAATGTAATCACGATACGATTCAAactatttcaattaataaaattaatatctaaatttgaatatgaaCCTGAATTAAAAAGATCTAAAGCTGTTGCATATTCAAGGATAGTTTTGTCACTAAATTTGATAGAAAATAAGTTGAACTACCTTCAACAAAATGAATTGGCAGACATTAGTTATAGTAAGTTAACTAGATATATTAGTAAAAATCTTTCGAAATCTGTCTCGATGTTCAATCGCTACTGTCATGCCATTAGAATTGAAGATGTTGTAAatgataaatcaaatttcaatatatttaaggAATTTTTACGTGataattataatgaatCTGGTTATGTCTTAGTGGAATATTGTGAAATCATcgataaaattaaaaatccCTTAGAACATTTCAACTCAAATGAGTTTTCTGTCGTTTTTACTAAACTAAACATAGCAGAATTACTACAAATAATTGCCACATTTTTTAAAGGTAAAAGATTAGAAATGATGAGGACTCTAGATGCTGGCTTGGTGGAGAACATCATCTTATTTTCTACATGTGGTGAGGTTACACAAGAATCTTGCATATTGTGTAGGAAAAGCTTGTTGATTCTACAAGATGAAGCAGAAAAAGTTCTTGCtcagaaatattttgaaatttttaaaaatacagatatgtttttaataatgatatcgCTCCCTAGTTTTACGTATACTAGTGTTTATTATAACCattttgaagaaacaaCACCTGAAAAGGAACATCTTACAAGAAAAAACGATAGAACCGTACTCTATAATTCAAAGATCAATCAAAAGTTGGAGCGAGTGATAAATGATGACAGCAATAATGAACTGCACAGGAAGTCATATGATCCATCTAATATTATGGCCACAAGTCGTGAAGAGAATGATGTTGAGTTATATAAAGATTTCTTGCAACAGGATGAACCtcacaaaataaataagcGACTCATTTCTGAACGTATTTTATCTACAGTTCAAAATATCTCTTTTGgtattgataataatagacTAGGTAATTCAGTCAAagaaataaagaataaattaGCTGCATTAACAATATCGATCGATGGTATTGAGAAGGAGATACATTTGCTGGACcatttgatattaaaagCAAATCTGACAGATAAtagaaaacaattaaaattattacaaagATCAAGATCTAGCCTTATCAAAGAATTACATGAGGCAGAAACCTCAAAGCAACAATACTTActagaagaaaattttcATAGATTGTATTTAAGGACAAACATTGCAATCAACTCATATTATATTGATGATCTGACcgaaaaaaataaagctgttacttattatttaatCCACGTTAAGTACAATATGAATGAAAGTATAAGAACCTGGGAAATACCTAGACgttttaatgaatttgttATGCTTAATTCATACTTGAAAAACCAACATCAAACTTCAATGAGAAATATTGTTAAAAGTGGCATATTCCCatcaaaaataacattatcGCTGAAATATCAGGTATCGAAGACATTATTGATTGAGGAAAGAATAGTGAGATTggaaaattatttatctCAACTATTAAGTATACCAGAAATTTgtgatgatgatatatttagaaCTTTTTTAACAACGGCAACACCTTTTTCACTGGATGAAGTAAGTTATGTATCTACTATTACCTCAGTAGATGATATCAGTAAAACTGACAATCCTCATGGCACTAATTCGATAGATGGTAATAAGATACACTTAGCATATTCCAGTGAAAATGAACTGGATCCGGAtactttattaaatgattcCTATGAAGAAGCTGGGGATAATATGTTGGCAAACAATGGCAGCAGTAGAGGAAGTAAGGGAAGTTATCAAAAACTTAAGCAAGACATCAATAGTATGAACGCTGCAGATTTTCAGAAATCGGACTTACAAGGATCTAAAAAGTCTTTTATAAAACCAATATGTGATTTATTTATAGCAATTTATAAATACGATAGCAAAGGCACGACGTGGATTAGAGGCCGAGCAATTCTTACTATTTTGAAGCAATTGCTTGGAAGTactattgataaatatctGAAAGTTcatataaagaaattggAATCTGAACAAACTATTTATCATGTATTACATATGTTTAAGGAAAGTATTTGGGGAGAAGAAGGAGTgttgaaaagaaaacagaCAGCTGATTATGGTATAGCTCGAGATAGTATTGAGAGGGAAAGGGCAAAGAATGATTCCCTAATTCAACTTCAGAAATTAATGATTGAGCTAAGTGGTAAAGTTGTGGGATTGAATAATTCCAAAATAGCGGCAATACGGATTCATGGAATGTTACAAAATCGTTATTTGAATACCAGTCTATTATTggaaatttttgatttttttattgatgagacaatattaaagaataaaGGAACATAA
- the TPHA0I00390 gene encoding uncharacterized protein (similar to Saccharomyces cerevisiae URA5 (YML106W) and URA10 (YMR271C); ancestral locus Anc_8.827), which translates to MPKVLEDYQKIFLKLAIECHALRFGSFQLKSGRESPYFFNLGLFNSGKLLYHVATAYAIAIIHSDLKFDVIFGPAYKGIPLAAIVCVKLAEIGGSKYEHIQYSFNRKEKKDHGEGGSIVGAELADKRILIIDDVMTAGTAINEAFDIIKAEKGVVVGSIIALDRQEIVDLESRDGLSATQSVSKRYNIPVLSIVTLTDIIQYLEGRITPEKKDKIQEYRQKYGVL; encoded by the coding sequence ATGCCTAAGGTCCTAGAAGATTAccaaaagatatttttgaagCTGGCAATTGAATGTCATGCCCTAAGATTTGGTTCTTTCCAATTGAAATCCGGAAGAGAGTCTCCATACTTCTTCAACCTGGGGTTGTTTAACTCTGGTAAGCTTCTGTACCACGTTGCCACTGCTTATGCCATTGCCATCATCCATTCAGATTTGAAGTTCGATGTCATTTTCGGTCCTGCTTACAAAGGCATTCCGTTGGCAGCAATTGTGTGTGTCAAATTAGCTGAAATAGGGGGAAGTAAATACGAACATATCCAATATTCATTCAacagaaaagaaaagaaggaCCACGGTGAAGGTGGTAGCATTGTAGGTGCCGAGTTAGCtgataaaagaattttaattatCGATGACGTCATGACTGCAGGTACTGCCATCAACGAAGCCTTCGATATAATTAAAGCTGAAAAAGGTGTTGTGGTTGGGTCGATAATAGCTTTAGATAGACAAGAGATCGTAGATTTAGAGTCCAGAGATGGATTAAGCGCCACTCAATCTGTTTCAAAAAGATACAATATCCCAGTTTTGAGTATCGTTACATTAACtgatattattcaataCCTAGAAGGTAGAATTACACctgaaaagaaagataaaataCAGGAATATCGTCAAAAGTATGGTGTATTATAA
- the ERG9 gene encoding bifunctional farnesyl-diphosphate farnesyltransferase/squalene synthase (similar to Saccharomyces cerevisiae ERG9 (YHR190W); ancestral locus Anc_8.857), giving the protein MGKLGELLAHPVELKSALILKFIRQPLYSNEASMSADVKKCYELLTKTSRSFAAVIMELHPELRNAVAIFYLILRALDTIEDDMTIDVDEKVRLLEEFDGKLDTLDWSFNGNGPNEKDRDVLVEFPYILREYHNLKPEYQQVIKKITKEMAKGMVKYVLDAEFTLNGVATVQDYDMYCHYVAGLVGDGLTELIVLANFGSPSLYESDGNSKLFESMGLFLQKTNIIRDYAEDLRDGRTFWPKEIWAQHTDKLASLATDADNGVACINHLVLNALSHVEDVLTYLSLIEEQSSFQFCAIPQVMAIATLSLVFNNATVLQKNVKIRKGETCYLILKSRTLKGCVEIFTYYLRQIKQSLQVNDPNYLKINIQIARIEQYIEEMYQDNLPENVAPIKTPVYLSTSKRTVQDNKVVPVIEEENYKFNIGLTILMTLAFAIVHRLMK; this is encoded by the coding sequence ATGGGTAAATTAGGTGAATTACTTGCTCATCCAGTGGAACTGAAGTCTGCTTTGATACTGAAGTTTATCAGACAGCCATTGTACTCCAATGAAGCTTCAATGTCTGCCGACGTTAAGAAATGTTACGAGCTCTTGACCAAGACGTCGAGATCGTTTGCTGCTGTTATCATGGAACTGCATCCCGAGCTACGTAACGCTGTTGCGATTTTCTACTTGATTCTAAGAGCATTGGACACCATTGAGGACGACATGACGATCGATGTGGACGAGAAGGTTAGATTGTTAGAAGAATTCGACGGTAAGCTAGACACTTTGGATTGGTCATTCAATGGAAACGGTCCCAACGAGAAAGATCGCGACGTGCTAGTCGAGTTCCCATACATTTTGCGTGAGTACCACAACCTGAAGCCAGAGTACCAACAAGTGATCAAAAAGATCACTAAAGAAATGGCTAAAGGTATGGTCAAGTACGTTTTGGACGCGGAGTTCACTCTGAACGGTGTTGCCACCGTCCAGGACTACGATATGTACTGCCATTACGTTGCCGGATTAGTCGGCGACGGTTTGACTGAATTGATTGTCCTTGCCAACTTCGGTTCTCCATCCTTGTACGAAAGCGACGGCAACAGCAAGTTATTCGAAAGTATGGGTTTGTTCTTGCAAAAGACCAACATCATCAGAGACTACGCCGAGGACTTGCGCGACGGCAGAACCTTCTGGCCGAAAGAGATCTGGGCACAGCACACCGACAAGCTTGCTAGCCTCGCCACCGACGCAGACAATGGTGTTGCCTGCATCAACCACCTGGTCCTAAACGCGCTGTCACACGTCGAAGACGTCTTAACGTACCTGAGTCTGATCGAGGAACAAAGCAGTTTCCAGTTCTGCGCCATCCCACAAGTCATGGCCATTGCCACGTTGTCGTTGGTCTTCAACAACGCCACCGTGCTACAAAAAAACGTGAAAATCAGAAAAGGCGAAACATGCTACCTGATCTTGAAGAGCAGAACGTTGAAAGGCTGTGTAGAGATCTTCACCTACTACCTCCGCCAAATCAAGCAGTCCTTGCAAGTGAACGATCCAAACTACTTGAAGATCAACATACAGATCGCAAGAATCGAACAGTACATCGAAGAAATGTATCAAGACAACTTACCAGAAAACGTTGCCCCAATAAAGACCCCCGTGTATTTGTCTACATCCAAGAGAACCGTCCAAGACAACAAGGTTGTCCCAGTGATCGAAGAAGAAAACTACAAATTCAATATCGGTCTAACCATTCTAATGACCCTCGCTTTCGCCATCGTCCACAGACTAATGAAGTAA
- the TMA23 gene encoding Tma23p (similar to Saccharomyces cerevisiae TMA23 (YMR269W); ancestral locus Anc_8.823) — MDSREYLKSYGWKEGEGLKKDSLKKPILVKHKRDKKGLGNAPGGDDSEAWWERLFDGQLKSLDVTSDSKGKGITFNQNEVKATSVSNNVSPLYKWFVRGEPLKGTIDDKFLKKNGIVIASIDEPKNNKRKRSDYDDDGDAKEYKKSKNRSKEAKKDKKSKKDKKSKKDKKSKRDKKSKSNKSKKVKEHE, encoded by the coding sequence ATGGATAGTAGAGAGTATTTGAAGTCATATGGTTGGAAAGAAGGTGAAGGGTTGAAAAAAGATAGTCTGAAGAAACCTATACTGGTTAAGCATAAGAGAGACAAGAAAGGTTTGGGGAATGCGCCAGGTGGAGACGACAGTGAAGCTTGGTGGGAAAGGTTATTTGATGGACAATTGAAGAGTCTCGATGTCACTAGTGATTCTAAAGGAAAGGGTATAACATTTAACCAGAATGAAGTAAAAGCTACAAGTGTGTCGAACAATGTATCTCCCTTATACAAATGGTTCGTCAGAGGTGAACCACTGAAAGGTacaattgatgataaatttttgaaaaagaatGGTATTGTTATTGCAAGCATTGACGAGccaaaaaacaataaaagaaagagaTCTGATTACGACGATGATGGTGATGctaaagaatataaaaagagCAAAAATAGGAGCAAAGAGGCGAAGAAAGATAAGAAGAGTAAGAAAGATAAGAAGAGTAAGAAGGATAAGAAGAGCAAAAGGGATAAAAAGAGTAAGAgtaataaatcaaaaaaagttaaagagcatgaataa